One Edaphobacter flagellatus genomic region harbors:
- the recG gene encoding ATP-dependent DNA helicase RecG yields the protein MLELSTPIKYVKRVGERVSAALAQRGVETVEDLLYHLPFRYEDRLNPVPIRELKAGAMASIIGEVRGAVLLRTRSMPIFEMTVGQGLDTVKCMWFHGTYLKDRFKTGQMVALYGKLEASRSTAGKFKMIQPQFEILPSADSPEAEFVSLEVGRIVPVYEFLGGTTAWGAKLTSRWLRRVVWGLLEELGGEERVSKIVSQQANAVPETLPRAMLERLGLPARLDALRAVHFPEAGTPMVELVSAATPAHRRLIFEELFYLELGLELKRRRLREREGTAFITDEKVRRALKQILPFHPTSAQKRVLGEIATDMRRRQPMRRLLQGDVGSGKTIVAMQAALIAIENGYQVAMMAPTEILAMQHYLSARKLLDGAISPRTGKPYRVTLLTGSLDDAAKREARGKIYRGETELAIGTHALIEEKVDFDNLGLVIVDEQHRFGVQQRFRLMKKPGPDGRMAEPDVLVMTATPIPRTLALTLYGDLETSVIDELPPGRTPIVTRRTTEERAEDVWEFVRKQVSAGRQAYIVYPVIEGVRDDQPELDFAQEETAEELVTGKRAAGTSAALRSTQDGTSSKAKTKKKPGKKTEAEKLFQKKALRAASDMYEELRAGALKGLRLGLLHGRLNANEKDVVMRRFQRGEIDVLIATTVIEVGVDVPNASVMVIEHAERFGLAQMHQLRGRVGRGGAKSYCILMTGERVSEQAEARLNAMVTTQNGFELAELDLEQRGPGEFFGTRQAGMPEFRVANLLRDRQVLELAKVEAARFAETSDNTTPHEERHVVRERLKLQWQRRYGLIEA from the coding sequence GTGCTGGAACTTTCGACTCCAATTAAATACGTCAAGCGTGTAGGCGAACGCGTATCTGCGGCCCTGGCGCAGCGTGGAGTCGAGACGGTAGAAGATCTGCTGTACCACCTGCCGTTCCGGTATGAGGATCGGCTAAATCCTGTGCCGATCCGCGAACTGAAGGCGGGCGCGATGGCTTCGATTATTGGCGAGGTACGTGGTGCGGTATTGCTGCGGACGCGTTCGATGCCAATCTTTGAGATGACGGTAGGTCAGGGGCTCGACACAGTAAAATGCATGTGGTTCCACGGTACTTATCTAAAGGACAGATTCAAAACCGGGCAGATGGTCGCCCTGTACGGCAAGCTGGAAGCTTCGCGCTCAACTGCGGGCAAGTTCAAGATGATTCAGCCGCAGTTTGAGATTTTGCCGTCGGCAGATTCTCCTGAAGCTGAGTTTGTTTCGCTGGAAGTGGGCCGTATCGTTCCGGTGTATGAATTCCTCGGCGGAACGACGGCCTGGGGTGCGAAGCTGACTTCGCGGTGGCTACGACGGGTGGTTTGGGGATTGCTCGAGGAGCTCGGGGGGGAGGAGCGAGTCAGCAAGATAGTGAGTCAGCAAGCCAACGCAGTACCAGAGACTTTACCAAGGGCTATGCTTGAGCGACTAGGATTGCCAGCAAGACTGGATGCATTGCGGGCAGTGCATTTTCCTGAAGCAGGGACTCCGATGGTAGAGCTGGTGTCAGCAGCGACACCGGCGCACCGACGCTTGATTTTTGAGGAACTGTTTTATCTGGAGTTAGGGCTGGAACTGAAACGTCGTCGTCTGCGCGAGCGTGAGGGAACAGCTTTTATTACAGACGAGAAGGTGCGGCGAGCGCTGAAACAGATACTTCCATTTCACCCGACATCTGCACAGAAACGCGTGCTTGGCGAGATTGCCACAGATATGCGGCGCAGACAGCCGATGCGCAGGTTACTGCAGGGTGATGTTGGTTCGGGCAAAACGATTGTCGCGATGCAGGCGGCATTGATTGCGATCGAGAACGGCTATCAGGTTGCGATGATGGCTCCTACGGAGATTCTTGCAATGCAACATTATCTTTCTGCACGCAAGCTGTTGGATGGCGCGATTTCGCCACGCACGGGAAAGCCGTATCGTGTGACGCTGCTGACCGGCTCTCTGGATGATGCGGCAAAGCGCGAGGCGCGAGGAAAAATCTATCGCGGCGAAACAGAGCTTGCGATTGGGACACACGCGTTGATCGAGGAGAAGGTGGACTTCGACAATCTGGGACTGGTGATCGTCGATGAGCAGCACCGGTTTGGCGTACAACAGCGATTCAGGTTGATGAAGAAACCCGGGCCGGACGGACGGATGGCTGAGCCTGATGTGCTGGTTATGACGGCCACACCAATTCCGAGGACGCTTGCGCTGACGCTGTACGGCGATCTGGAGACAAGCGTAATCGACGAACTGCCGCCGGGAAGAACTCCGATAGTGACTCGGAGGACAACCGAAGAACGCGCAGAGGACGTCTGGGAGTTTGTGCGAAAGCAGGTGTCTGCGGGACGGCAGGCTTACATCGTATATCCCGTAATCGAAGGTGTTCGGGACGATCAGCCGGAGTTGGACTTTGCTCAGGAAGAGACCGCAGAAGAATTAGTGACTGGGAAGCGAGCCGCGGGTACTTCAGCCGCGCTACGTTCTACGCAGGATGGCACTTCTTCTAAAGCAAAAACAAAGAAGAAGCCTGGAAAGAAGACTGAGGCTGAGAAGTTGTTTCAGAAGAAGGCTCTACGTGCCGCAAGCGATATGTATGAGGAGCTTCGCGCAGGTGCCTTAAAAGGGCTGAGGCTTGGACTGCTGCATGGAAGACTGAATGCCAATGAGAAGGACGTTGTGATGCGGCGATTCCAGCGTGGAGAGATTGATGTGCTGATCGCAACGACTGTTATCGAAGTTGGCGTCGATGTTCCGAATGCCTCGGTGATGGTGATCGAACATGCGGAGAGGTTTGGGCTCGCTCAGATGCATCAGCTGCGCGGTCGTGTAGGCCGTGGGGGGGCAAAGAGCTACTGCATTCTGATGACTGGAGAGCGTGTCAGCGAACAGGCGGAGGCTCGCCTGAATGCAATGGTGACGACGCAGAATGGTTTCGAGCTGGCTGAGTTGGATCTTGAGCAGCGTGGGCCCGGCGAATTTTTTGGCACTCGCCAGGCTGGCATGCCTGAGTTTCGCGTTGCGAACCTGTTGCGTGATCGACAGGTGCTGGAGCTAGCAAAAGTCGAAGCGGCTCGGTTCGCTGAAACCTCGGATAACACGACCCCGCACGAAGAGCGTCATGTTGTGCGGGAACGGCTGAAGCTCCAGTGGCAAAGACGGTACGGGCTGATAGAGGCTTAG
- a CDS encoding response regulator has product MRPKKTILCVDDNEQALSVRTFLLETRGYRVIPALSPQHALEIIEQSAPGSLDLLLCDLVMPQMNGNELVRRAKHIQPMLPAMIVSNTVSSFDRACAADVFLPKGACSPAEMIERIRVLVARKRGPRKAYPVPQPTLTSAVAS; this is encoded by the coding sequence TTGCGGCCTAAGAAGACGATCCTTTGCGTTGACGATAACGAACAAGCCCTCTCCGTTCGGACCTTCCTCCTCGAAACCCGTGGCTATCGTGTGATTCCGGCTCTCTCGCCGCAGCACGCTCTTGAAATAATTGAACAGTCTGCTCCGGGTTCGCTCGACCTCTTACTCTGTGATCTCGTGATGCCCCAGATGAACGGTAACGAGCTTGTACGCCGTGCCAAGCATATCCAACCCATGCTCCCCGCGATGATTGTCTCGAACACGGTCTCATCCTTTGATCGCGCCTGTGCTGCAGATGTTTTCCTCCCGAAGGGAGCCTGCTCGCCCGCCGAGATGATCGAGCGCATTCGCGTCCTCGTGGCCCGCAAGCGCGGTCCGCGTAAAGCGTATCCAGTGCCACAGCCTACTCTTACCTCTGCGGTTGCTTCGTAA
- a CDS encoding PhzF family phenazine biosynthesis protein produces the protein MSNLPPVAAPPTTAHVAYDYALTDVFAERPLEGNQLAIFTDARGLTDTEMQSLARETNLSETTFILPRDPEAEHHHGVRVRIFTTAEELPFAGHPTLGTASWLYWHHPWLRAAEEIVLDLNVGPIPVRFTPSKPGEQGVFATMRQNDPIFGEIQDHATVAKVLQISVDDLDPALPIQTVSTGNPFCIVPLKSLAASAQLRVPQTQQVSEYLRHNKAKFFYFLTRAESGSGADWHARMQFYNGEDPATGSAAGPSIAWLVKHGVVESERRIVIEQGVEMLRPSRLYVSAARVGDKVTNVFVGGRTIPVAMGRFFLP, from the coding sequence ATGTCAAATCTGCCCCCTGTTGCAGCTCCTCCAACCACCGCACACGTTGCTTATGACTATGCCCTAACCGATGTCTTCGCCGAGCGACCCCTTGAAGGCAACCAGCTTGCGATCTTTACCGATGCTCGCGGACTCACCGACACGGAGATGCAGTCACTTGCTCGCGAAACTAATCTTTCCGAGACGACCTTCATCCTTCCCCGCGATCCCGAGGCTGAGCACCACCACGGCGTGCGTGTTCGTATTTTTACGACTGCTGAAGAACTCCCCTTCGCCGGACATCCCACTCTCGGTACAGCTAGCTGGCTCTACTGGCATCATCCCTGGCTGCGTGCTGCCGAAGAGATCGTGCTCGATCTGAATGTCGGCCCAATTCCTGTTCGCTTCACTCCTTCAAAGCCTGGCGAGCAAGGCGTTTTCGCAACGATGCGGCAGAACGATCCCATCTTTGGTGAGATACAAGATCACGCCACGGTCGCAAAGGTTCTTCAAATCTCAGTCGATGACCTCGATCCAGCTCTGCCCATACAGACAGTCAGTACGGGCAATCCTTTTTGCATCGTTCCACTGAAATCTCTCGCTGCGTCTGCGCAACTTCGCGTGCCGCAGACGCAGCAAGTCAGTGAATACCTCCGCCATAACAAAGCAAAGTTTTTCTATTTTCTTACGCGGGCTGAGAGCGGATCAGGTGCTGACTGGCACGCCCGCATGCAGTTCTATAACGGCGAAGACCCCGCTACAGGTTCGGCAGCTGGCCCATCCATAGCGTGGTTGGTGAAGCACGGCGTAGTGGAAAGTGAACGGCGCATCGTCATCGAGCAGGGTGTCGAGATGCTTCGTCCAAGCCGCCTATACGTCTCTGCTGCCCGAGTTGGTGACAAAGTCACAAATGTGTTCGTGGGAGGGCGCACCATTCCTGTTGCAATGGGACGCTTTTTCCTGCCGTGA
- a CDS encoding peroxiredoxin — protein sequence MSLRINDVAPDFTAETTHGTIRFHEWIGDSWAVLFSHPKDFTPVCTTELGAVGSLESQFAARGAKVIGLSVDPVENHGKWAKDIEEVTGSPVNFPVIGDTELKVAKLYDMLPGDAGDSCEGRTPVDNATVRMVFVVGPDKRIKLTLAYPMTTGRNFDEIIRVLDSMQLTAKHKVATPANWKQGDDVIITGAVSNDEADKIFPGYKTLKPYLRTTTQPK from the coding sequence ATGTCACTCCGGATCAACGATGTAGCTCCAGACTTTACCGCAGAGACAACCCACGGCACGATTCGTTTCCACGAGTGGATCGGCGACAGCTGGGCAGTCCTGTTCTCGCATCCTAAGGACTTTACCCCCGTGTGCACAACGGAGTTGGGTGCTGTTGGATCGCTCGAGAGTCAGTTCGCAGCACGCGGCGCCAAGGTAATTGGCCTGAGTGTCGATCCGGTCGAGAATCATGGTAAGTGGGCAAAGGATATCGAAGAGGTCACCGGGTCGCCCGTAAACTTCCCTGTCATTGGCGATACGGAGTTGAAGGTTGCGAAGCTATATGACATGCTGCCGGGCGATGCTGGCGACAGCTGTGAAGGACGTACGCCTGTCGACAATGCGACTGTGCGCATGGTCTTTGTAGTTGGCCCCGATAAGCGAATCAAGCTCACTCTGGCATATCCGATGACAACGGGACGCAACTTCGATGAAATTATTCGGGTTCTGGATTCCATGCAGCTGACGGCAAAGCACAAGGTGGCTACGCCAGCAAACTGGAAGCAGGGCGACGATGTCATCATCACTGGAGCGGTTTCCAACGATGAGGCGGATAAGATCTTCCCGGGATATAAGACGCTGAAACCATATCTCCGCACGACAACCCAGCCGAAGTAA